A region of Candidatus Caccoplasma merdavium DNA encodes the following proteins:
- the menA gene encoding 1,4-dihydroxy-2-naphthoate octaprenyltransferase, whose amino-acid sequence MNDTPANRLKIWVEAARPRTWATSVSPVLIATAMAWAHGKAHWGMAATCFFFALLAQIASNFGNDYFDYRKGSDKADRVGPRRAVAAGDISPRAMLAATVVTLGIACLLGCLLIPVGGWWLVAAGAIIAIAALAYSAGPYPLSYHGLGDLTVWVFFGLVAVNLSYYVQALTFNLDVFLCSAAMGLLSVDILIVNNYRDVDDDRAAGKHTTVVLFGRPVARTVYLLNGIAAVALTTPIWIAAGPIGGVLPLPYLLAHIGCYLKIGRLSGRALNPILGATARNQLLFTLLLIASLVISHSTSF is encoded by the coding sequence ATGAACGACACTCCGGCAAACCGCCTCAAAATATGGGTCGAAGCCGCCCGCCCGCGCACATGGGCCACATCGGTGAGCCCCGTGCTGATAGCCACGGCCATGGCCTGGGCGCATGGGAAAGCGCATTGGGGCATGGCCGCGACATGTTTCTTTTTTGCCCTGCTGGCACAGATTGCCTCGAACTTCGGCAACGACTATTTCGACTACCGCAAGGGCAGCGACAAAGCCGACCGCGTGGGGCCCCGCCGCGCCGTGGCGGCGGGCGACATCTCGCCGCGCGCCATGCTGGCCGCCACCGTCGTGACGCTGGGCATCGCCTGCCTGCTGGGTTGCCTGCTCATACCCGTCGGCGGGTGGTGGCTCGTGGCAGCCGGGGCCATCATTGCAATAGCGGCACTGGCCTACTCGGCCGGCCCCTACCCGCTCTCCTATCACGGGCTGGGCGACCTCACGGTATGGGTCTTCTTCGGGCTGGTGGCGGTAAACCTCTCCTACTATGTCCAGGCGCTGACGTTCAATCTCGACGTGTTCCTGTGCAGTGCGGCCATGGGGCTGCTCTCGGTCGACATACTCATCGTGAACAACTACCGCGATGTCGACGACGACCGTGCCGCCGGCAAACATACGACCGTCGTCCTCTTCGGTCGACCCGTCGCCCGCACCGTCTATCTTCTCAACGGCATCGCGGCCGTGGCTCTCACCACCCCCATATGGATTGCCGCCGGCCCCATAGGCGGAGTCCTGCCACTGCCCTACTTGCTGGCGCACATCGGTTGCTACCTGAAAATTGGCCGTCTGTCGGGACGTGCTCTCAACCCCATACTGGGCGCCACGGCCCGAAACCAACTGCTGTTTACCCTCCTGCTCATCGCCAGCCTTGTCATTTCACACTCAACCTCATTTTAA
- a CDS encoding riboflavin synthase: MFSGIVEEAAPVVALRREQGNLHLTLSCSFTQELKIDQSVAHNGVCLTVVSIDGDTYTVTAIQETLDRSNLGRLQVGDKVNLERSMLMNGRLDGHIVQGHVDCTARCTRVEEADGSWYYTFIYNSTPEMVREGYTTVEKGSITVNGVSLTVCNSQPGSFQVAIIPYTHEHTNFHQIVEGSVVNLEFDIIGKYISRIMTYGK; the protein is encoded by the coding sequence ATGTTTTCAGGAATAGTAGAAGAGGCTGCCCCGGTGGTTGCATTGCGTCGCGAACAGGGAAACCTGCACCTGACTTTGTCGTGCAGTTTTACCCAAGAGTTGAAAATAGACCAAAGCGTGGCACATAACGGTGTGTGCCTGACCGTGGTAAGCATCGATGGCGATACCTACACGGTGACCGCCATACAGGAGACCCTCGACCGGAGTAATCTGGGACGGTTGCAAGTCGGCGACAAGGTGAACCTCGAACGCAGTATGCTCATGAACGGTCGTCTCGACGGACACATCGTGCAGGGACATGTCGATTGCACCGCCCGTTGCACCCGTGTCGAAGAGGCCGACGGCAGTTGGTATTATACCTTTATATATAACTCCACGCCCGAAATGGTGCGCGAGGGTTACACGACGGTCGAGAAAGGTTCCATTACGGTCAACGGCGTGAGCCTCACCGTGTGCAATTCGCAGCCCGGCAGTTTCCAGGTGGCCATCATACCCTATACCCATGAGCATACCAATTTCCACCAAATTGTCGAAGGCAGTGTGGTGAACCTCGAATTTGACATCATCGGCAAGTACATCAGTCGCATCATGACCTACGGAAAATAG
- a CDS encoding response regulator transcription factor has protein sequence MKLKCAIIDDEPLAVCLLKSYVEKTPFLELSGSYTSAIRAMEEITRGEPLDLLFLDIQMPEVNGLEFSRIIGDRCRIIFTTAFEQYAVDSYRVNALDYLLKPFSYADFLQACEKARRWFEMKNQQPASQQATTPQSIFVKSEYRLIQIDLDKILYIEGLKDYVKIYVEDEIHPVLSLMSLKSLEEQLPSERFVRVHRSFIVQMDKIKIIERNRIVFGKTYIPISDSYKEQLLEQLNRRSIIGKL, from the coding sequence ATGAAATTGAAATGCGCCATCATCGATGATGAACCGCTGGCCGTGTGCCTGCTGAAAAGCTATGTAGAAAAGACGCCCTTCCTCGAATTGTCGGGCTCCTATACCAGTGCCATCAGGGCCATGGAAGAAATCACCCGGGGAGAACCCCTCGATTTGCTTTTTCTCGACATACAGATGCCCGAAGTAAACGGGCTGGAATTTTCACGCATCATAGGCGACCGCTGCCGCATTATCTTCACCACGGCCTTTGAGCAATATGCCGTCGACAGTTACCGCGTAAATGCACTCGACTATCTGCTCAAACCGTTCTCCTATGCCGACTTCCTGCAAGCCTGCGAGAAAGCCCGGCGGTGGTTTGAGATGAAAAATCAACAACCCGCCTCACAGCAAGCCACAACGCCTCAATCGATATTTGTAAAAAGCGAATACCGCCTGATTCAAATCGACCTCGACAAGATACTCTACATCGAAGGGCTCAAAGACTATGTAAAGATATATGTCGAAGACGAGATACACCCCGTTCTGTCCCTCATGAGCCTTAAATCGCTCGAAGAGCAATTACCCTCAGAGCGCTTTGTGCGCGTACATCGCTCGTTCATCGTGCAGATGGACAAAATCAAAATCATCGAGCGCAACCGCATCGTTTTCGGGAAAACCTATATCCCCATCTCCGACTCCTACAAAGAACAACTCCTGGAACAACTCAACCGCCGCTCCATCATCGGGAAATTATAA
- the lptB gene encoding LPS export ABC transporter ATP-binding protein, producing the protein MEHLAAEGKMVLRTEDLVKKYGQRTVANHVSINVRQGEIVGLLGPNGAGKTTTFYMTTGLITPNEGRIFLNDLDITTFPVYRRAQYGIGYLAQEASVFRKLSVEDNLIAVLQMTGKSKEYQKEKLESLIAEFRLEKVRKNLGDRLSGGERRRTEIARCLAIDPKFIMLDEPFAGVDPIAVEDIQYIVYKLKEKNIGILITDHNAPETLSITDRAYLLFEGKILFQGTSEELASNPVVREKYLGRNFIFHRKKFDHLEGK; encoded by the coding sequence ATGGAACATCTTGCCGCCGAAGGCAAGATGGTGCTTCGTACCGAAGACCTTGTCAAGAAATACGGGCAACGCACGGTGGCCAATCACGTCTCCATCAACGTGCGTCAAGGCGAAATCGTGGGTCTTTTGGGCCCGAACGGCGCGGGAAAGACGACGACTTTCTACATGACCACGGGGCTGATAACGCCCAATGAAGGCCGCATTTTCCTCAATGACCTCGACATTACCACGTTTCCCGTTTACCGGCGGGCGCAATATGGCATCGGTTATTTGGCGCAGGAGGCGTCGGTGTTCCGCAAACTCTCGGTCGAAGACAATCTCATCGCCGTCTTGCAGATGACCGGCAAGAGCAAGGAATATCAGAAAGAGAAACTCGAAAGCCTCATTGCCGAGTTCCGTCTCGAAAAAGTGCGCAAGAATCTCGGCGACCGCCTCTCGGGTGGTGAACGCCGACGCACCGAGATAGCCCGTTGCCTGGCCATCGACCCCAAGTTCATCATGCTCGATGAGCCCTTTGCCGGGGTCGACCCCATTGCTGTCGAAGATATTCAGTATATCGTGTATAAGCTGAAAGAGAAAAACATCGGCATTCTCATTACCGACCATAATGCGCCTGAGACACTGAGTATTACCGATCGAGCCTATCTGCTTTTCGAGGGGAAGATTCTTTTTCAGGGTACGTCGGAAGAGCTGGCCTCCAACCCCGTGGTGCGGGAAAAATACCTGGGGCGCAATTTCATCTTCCACCGCAAAAAGTTCGACCACCTCGAAGGCAAGTAA
- a CDS encoding glycoside hydrolase family 88 protein has translation MFKHRSILITLFFLCGATGWSAAETTGTDPLKVISRDSTFYYASLVNDYFMRTYPDPTTNSYVEGKKRNSRIWTRGVYYEGLMSMYRQTPIERWYDYTQEWGDFHKWISNDTSAPSNADFHCCGMAYLDMYLLDTTQTIRKTHITAHINKLMYERQSIDDWYWIDAIHMAMPIYAQLGRIENDDRYFEYMYKMYMFTRDKHGDAGQSSTGKGKGSPLFNESDGLWYRDYQFDPPYTDKVETDKPCYWSRGNGWVYTALMRVMQYGPDTLCHKEQYITDFVAISEALAACQREDGFWPVSLAAPTNYGSAEAEGPETSGTALFVAGMAYGIRSGILDSTTYIPHVVKGWNALCHQAVGEDGFLGYVQGSGSKPEDGQPVTRTHVPDFEDFGIGCFLLAAAEVYQLGDVDLNTTDPSRLDETSTTRTVMQTEYYSINGTRLPEIDNGVTIVKRVYSDGTVEYSKCVTTKP, from the coding sequence ATGTTTAAACACCGTTCTATCCTCATCACACTGTTTTTCTTGTGCGGAGCAACAGGGTGGTCGGCCGCAGAAACGACCGGAACCGACCCGCTAAAAGTCATCTCGCGCGACTCTACATTTTACTACGCCTCGCTGGTAAACGACTATTTCATGCGCACCTACCCCGACCCCACGACCAATTCCTATGTGGAAGGAAAGAAACGCAACAGCCGCATCTGGACGCGCGGAGTCTATTACGAGGGGCTGATGTCCATGTACCGACAAACTCCCATCGAGCGCTGGTATGACTACACGCAGGAATGGGGCGACTTCCACAAATGGATTTCGAACGACACAAGTGCGCCCTCCAATGCCGACTTCCATTGCTGCGGCATGGCCTACCTCGACATGTACCTGCTCGACACCACACAGACCATACGCAAGACGCACATCACCGCGCACATCAACAAATTGATGTATGAGCGGCAAAGCATCGACGACTGGTATTGGATCGACGCCATACACATGGCCATGCCCATCTATGCCCAGTTGGGGCGCATCGAGAACGACGACCGCTACTTCGAATACATGTATAAGATGTATATGTTCACCCGCGACAAGCACGGCGATGCCGGGCAATCGAGCACGGGCAAAGGGAAAGGCTCTCCCCTGTTCAACGAAAGCGACGGGCTGTGGTACCGCGACTATCAATTCGACCCGCCCTACACCGACAAGGTCGAGACCGACAAGCCTTGCTACTGGTCGCGGGGCAACGGGTGGGTCTACACGGCACTGATGCGGGTCATGCAGTATGGACCCGACACCTTGTGCCACAAAGAGCAATACATCACCGACTTCGTTGCCATATCGGAAGCCCTGGCCGCCTGCCAGCGCGAAGACGGTTTTTGGCCGGTGAGCCTGGCCGCACCGACCAACTACGGGTCGGCCGAAGCCGAAGGCCCTGAAACCTCGGGCACCGCACTTTTCGTGGCCGGCATGGCCTACGGCATACGCAGCGGCATTCTCGACAGCACGACCTACATTCCTCATGTCGTCAAGGGCTGGAACGCCCTCTGCCACCAAGCCGTCGGGGAAGACGGGTTCCTGGGGTATGTGCAAGGCAGCGGCTCCAAGCCCGAAGACGGACAGCCGGTAACCCGCACCCACGTTCCCGACTTTGAAGATTTCGGCATCGGCTGCTTCCTGCTGGCTGCGGCCGAAGTGTACCAGTTGGGCGATGTCGACCTCAACACGACCGACCCAAGCCGGCTCGACGAGACATCAACGACTCGCACGGTAATGCAGACCGAATATTATTCGATAAACGGTACCCGTTTGCCCGAAATCGACAACGGCGTGACAATCGTGAAACGGGTCTATTCCGACGGAACGGTGGAATACTCCAAATGCGTCACGACAAAGCCCTAA
- a CDS encoding noncanonical pyrimidine nucleotidase, YjjG family, producing the protein MTVPPFRHVFIDLDDTLWDFKSNSYRALKVVYDAYSLAGYYPRFDDFYRAYSEKNAELWNLYHHGRITRDELIAERFRYPLQRVGVYDPGITPQLNQTYLSALSEQIGLYFYARELLAYLSAHHYTLTLLSNGFREVQYKKLDNTGLRPFFDHIVLSDEVGFMKPHPGIFTCALGHFSAAPAEAIMIGDNFEADIRGAARVGIAQIYFNPDNKPLPPLADAARPANRAQAGLCPEQFAVGCPTYQVTSLREITSIL; encoded by the coding sequence GTGACCGTGCCTCCATTCCGTCATGTATTCATCGACCTCGATGATACGTTATGGGATTTTAAGAGCAATTCCTACCGGGCCTTGAAAGTCGTCTACGACGCCTATTCGTTGGCCGGTTATTACCCGCGGTTCGATGATTTCTATCGGGCTTACAGCGAAAAAAACGCCGAACTATGGAACCTCTATCACCACGGTCGCATTACGCGAGATGAATTGATTGCCGAACGTTTTCGCTACCCCTTGCAGCGGGTGGGCGTCTACGACCCCGGCATCACTCCACAACTCAATCAGACCTATCTCTCGGCTTTGTCCGAGCAGATAGGTCTGTATTTTTATGCCCGGGAACTTCTTGCTTATCTCTCGGCACATCATTATACGCTCACCTTGTTGAGCAACGGATTCAGGGAGGTCCAATATAAGAAGCTCGATAATACCGGCTTACGCCCTTTTTTCGACCACATCGTCCTCTCCGATGAAGTGGGTTTCATGAAGCCGCACCCCGGCATATTTACTTGTGCACTCGGTCATTTCTCCGCCGCACCGGCCGAAGCCATCATGATAGGAGACAATTTCGAAGCCGACATTCGAGGTGCAGCCCGTGTCGGGATTGCGCAAATCTATTTTAATCCCGACAATAAGCCGCTGCCACCACTTGCCGATGCTGCCCGGCCCGCGAACCGGGCGCAGGCCGGCCTCTGTCCCGAACAATTCGCTGTCGGCTGTCCCACTTACCAGGTCACCTCCCTCCGGGAGATAACGTCCATTCTCTGA
- a CDS encoding histidine kinase yields MKPGDKNHKRVTLFIHIAGWGLIFGLPLLFSDHSSPDYFRHYLWFSLVPLSLLAVFYINYTLLIDKYLFKKESNIYFYGFNVILVIGISLILTAIRHYYIDASPRHTPPPPPDVNLIQGIFGFFLRDMVPLILAVGMSIAVKLTSRWISIERELETVEREKVEAELKTLKSQINPHFLFNTLNNIYSLIDLSPEKAQQAVIELSKLMRYVLYDNTTRYVPLSKEIDFIHNYVELMRLRLAANTELTVSLPTEKYSRIEVAPLLFIALIENAFKHGISNTQPSFVHIAISVDADNRVVCRIENSRFPKGTNDKSGSGIGLDNLRKRLDILYPGRYTFTIKEDEYSYASELTLQTQHTLS; encoded by the coding sequence ATGAAACCCGGGGACAAGAATCACAAAAGAGTTACACTCTTCATACACATAGCAGGGTGGGGCCTCATCTTTGGCCTCCCTCTGCTGTTTTCTGACCACAGTTCGCCCGACTATTTCAGGCACTACCTGTGGTTTTCACTCGTTCCGCTGTCACTCCTCGCCGTCTTCTACATCAATTACACGCTGCTCATCGACAAATACCTCTTCAAAAAGGAGTCGAACATCTACTTCTATGGGTTCAATGTCATTCTTGTCATCGGCATCTCACTTATACTCACGGCAATAAGGCATTACTACATCGACGCATCGCCTCGTCATACACCGCCACCGCCACCTGACGTAAATCTCATACAAGGCATTTTCGGATTTTTCCTGCGCGACATGGTTCCGCTCATCTTGGCCGTGGGCATGAGCATCGCCGTAAAATTGACCAGCCGATGGATTTCGATCGAAAGGGAATTGGAAACCGTGGAGCGTGAAAAGGTGGAGGCTGAACTGAAAACTCTGAAAAGCCAAATCAATCCGCACTTTCTTTTCAATACCCTGAACAACATCTACTCCCTCATCGACCTTTCTCCCGAAAAGGCCCAACAAGCGGTTATCGAACTGAGCAAACTGATGCGCTATGTGCTCTACGACAACACGACACGATATGTACCGTTGTCGAAAGAGATAGATTTTATCCACAACTATGTAGAGCTCATGAGACTGCGGCTGGCGGCCAATACCGAATTGACGGTGAGCCTTCCCACCGAGAAGTATTCCCGCATCGAAGTGGCCCCCCTCCTGTTCATCGCGCTGATAGAGAATGCCTTCAAACACGGCATCAGCAATACGCAACCGTCGTTTGTGCACATCGCCATCTCGGTCGATGCCGACAACCGCGTTGTGTGCCGCATCGAAAACAGCCGATTCCCCAAAGGCACCAATGACAAAAGCGGGTCGGGCATCGGTCTCGACAATTTACGGAAAAGGCTCGATATACTATATCCGGGACGTTATACGTTTACCATAAAGGAGGACGAATATTCTTATGCCTCGGAACTGACGTTACAGACCCAACACACACTGTCATGA
- a CDS encoding phosphoribosylformylglycinamidine cyclo-ligase has product MSDQRYNLRGVSASKEDVHNAIKNIDKGIFPKAFCKIIPDILGGDPLYCNIMHADGAGTKSSLAYMYWRETGDLSVWKGIAQDALIMNIDDLLCVGATDNILVSSTIGRNKLLVPGEVISAIINGTDELLAELRDMGVGVYATGGETADVGDLVRTIIVDSTVTCRMKRSDVVDNAHIRPGDVIVGMASYGQATYEKSYNGGMGSNGLTSARHDVFAKYLAEKYPESYDAAVPDELVYSGKLKLTDAIAELGIDAGKLVLSPTRTYAPVIKKVLDELRPQVHGMVHCSGGAQTKVMHFVENMLVVKNNLFPVPPLFRIIREQSGTDWQEMYKVFNMGHRMEVYIAPEYAQTVIDITRSFGIDAQIVGYVAPAEKNKLVIESEFGRFEY; this is encoded by the coding sequence ATGAGCGACCAACGTTATAACTTGCGAGGCGTGTCGGCCTCGAAAGAAGATGTGCACAACGCCATCAAGAACATCGACAAAGGCATTTTCCCCAAAGCCTTCTGCAAGATTATTCCCGATATTTTGGGCGGAGACCCCCTTTATTGCAATATCATGCACGCCGACGGTGCCGGGACGAAATCGTCACTGGCCTACATGTATTGGCGCGAGACGGGCGACCTCTCGGTGTGGAAAGGCATTGCCCAAGATGCTTTGATCATGAACATCGACGACTTGTTGTGCGTGGGTGCCACCGATAACATTCTGGTATCTTCGACCATCGGCCGCAACAAGTTGCTGGTGCCGGGCGAAGTGATTTCGGCCATCATCAACGGTACCGACGAGTTGCTGGCCGAGTTGCGCGACATGGGCGTCGGCGTCTATGCCACCGGCGGGGAGACTGCCGATGTGGGCGACCTGGTGCGTACCATCATCGTCGACAGTACCGTGACCTGTCGCATGAAACGCAGCGATGTTGTCGACAATGCCCACATACGGCCCGGCGATGTGATTGTGGGCATGGCCTCCTACGGGCAAGCCACTTATGAGAAATCATATAATGGCGGTATGGGCAGCAACGGGCTGACTTCGGCGCGCCATGATGTCTTTGCCAAATATTTGGCCGAGAAATATCCCGAGAGTTACGATGCCGCCGTGCCCGATGAATTGGTCTATTCGGGCAAGCTGAAATTGACCGATGCCATTGCCGAGCTGGGTATCGATGCCGGCAAACTGGTTCTCTCTCCCACACGCACTTATGCGCCGGTCATCAAGAAGGTGCTCGATGAGTTGCGCCCCCAAGTGCACGGCATGGTACACTGTTCGGGCGGTGCGCAGACCAAGGTGATGCACTTTGTCGAAAATATGCTGGTGGTCAAGAACAACCTCTTCCCGGTACCTCCTCTCTTCCGCATCATTCGCGAACAGTCGGGCACCGATTGGCAAGAGATGTATAAGGTATTCAACATGGGGCATCGCATGGAGGTGTATATCGCGCCCGAGTATGCCCAGACGGTTATCGACATTACCCGTTCGTTTGGCATCGATGCGCAGATTGTGGGGTATGTTGCTCCTGCCGAGAAGAACAAACTCGTCATCGAGTCGGAGTTTGGCCGTTTCGAATATTGA
- a CDS encoding nitroreductase family protein, with protein MERFLELAARRQSDRRFDAGRPVEREKITRIVEAARLAPSACNSQPWHFVVVDDPDTKNRVADAAANRVLGMNHFTKQAPVHLLLVEESGNLTSTLGGWVKSKHFPHIDIGIAAAHVALAAADEGLGSCIVGWFDEAAVRKVLGIPSGKRVLLDIVIGYSLDPLREKSRRPLSQVVSHNRYGDPYDE; from the coding sequence ATGGAACGATTCCTTGAATTGGCGGCTCGTCGCCAAAGCGACCGGCGGTTCGATGCCGGTCGGCCGGTAGAGCGGGAAAAGATAACCCGCATTGTCGAGGCGGCACGTTTGGCTCCGTCGGCCTGCAACTCCCAGCCGTGGCATTTTGTCGTGGTGGACGACCCTGATACCAAGAACCGGGTGGCCGATGCTGCCGCCAACCGGGTGTTGGGCATGAATCATTTTACCAAGCAGGCGCCCGTGCATCTGCTCCTTGTTGAGGAGTCGGGCAATCTCACTTCCACGCTTGGCGGTTGGGTCAAAAGCAAACACTTTCCCCACATCGACATCGGCATAGCGGCGGCCCATGTGGCGCTTGCTGCGGCCGATGAAGGGTTGGGGTCGTGCATCGTCGGCTGGTTCGACGAGGCCGCCGTGCGCAAGGTGCTGGGAATCCCTTCGGGCAAACGCGTGTTGCTCGACATCGTAATCGGTTACTCTCTCGACCCGCTGCGCGAAAAGTCGCGTCGCCCCTTGTCTCAGGTCGTCTCGCATAATCGTTACGGTGACCCTTATGACGAATAA
- the rsmI gene encoding 16S rRNA (cytidine(1402)-2'-O)-methyltransferase, with product MSKLYIVPTPIGNLEDMTMRAIKVLQEVDCILAEDTRTSGILLKHFDIKTRMQSHHKFNEHKTVEAVVERLLAGETIALISDAGTPAISDPGFLLVRESRKAGIPVECLPGPTAFVPALVDSGLPCDRFAFEGFLPQKKGRATRLAELAEESRTMIFYESPFRLVKTLVQMAEVFGIGRNVSVSREISKIHEETFSGTFEEVIAHYTQQEPRGECVIVVAGDTEDKKEKTKIKEKED from the coding sequence ATGTCGAAGCTCTATATAGTCCCCACCCCGATTGGCAATCTCGAAGACATGACGATGAGAGCCATCAAGGTTTTGCAGGAAGTCGATTGCATACTGGCCGAAGATACCCGCACCAGTGGGATATTGTTGAAACATTTCGATATAAAGACCCGCATGCAGTCGCACCACAAGTTCAATGAGCACAAGACCGTGGAGGCTGTTGTCGAGCGATTGTTGGCAGGAGAAACCATTGCGTTGATTTCCGATGCCGGAACGCCGGCCATATCCGACCCGGGATTCCTTTTGGTGCGAGAAAGCCGCAAAGCCGGAATCCCCGTCGAGTGCCTACCCGGGCCTACCGCCTTTGTCCCGGCATTGGTCGATTCGGGGTTGCCGTGCGACCGGTTTGCCTTCGAAGGATTCTTGCCGCAGAAAAAAGGACGGGCCACCCGCTTGGCCGAGTTGGCCGAAGAGTCACGGACGATGATATTTTACGAGTCGCCGTTCCGTCTGGTCAAGACCCTTGTGCAGATGGCCGAAGTGTTCGGCATCGGGCGGAATGTCTCGGTGAGTCGGGAAATCTCGAAAATTCACGAGGAGACTTTCAGCGGGACTTTCGAAGAGGTCATCGCTCATTATACCCAACAGGAACCTCGCGGCGAATGTGTCATCGTAGTAGCCGGAGATACCGAAGATAAAAAGGAGAAAACCAAGATAAAAGAAAAAGAAGATTAG
- a CDS encoding CPBP family intramembrane metalloprotease, with protein sequence MRILYNHLARASFGTKFLIFIGIELLFFCLTSLVTIALSLTVSGITLTRIALTIQDLLLFICPALCAAYLFGGNPIKYLQADHAPRAGAIAGIALCLFFAIPAMNLIIEWNESITFPSSLSGLEAWLKTQEANAQSLTAEMMQMSNLAELLVMILIVGILTGIGEEFVFRGILQRLFLNKFHDPHIAVWTTAILFSAVHFQFYGFVPRMLLGAFFGYLLVWSGNIWLPVIAHALNNSLSVIGAYMQKGAEEGTLIDTLGTEKGDIGWVIAGMILTVVTIGILRYRLIRQKNIESQQLLP encoded by the coding sequence ATGCGCATTCTCTACAACCACTTGGCGCGAGCCTCCTTCGGAACCAAATTCCTGATTTTCATCGGTATTGAATTATTATTCTTCTGCCTCACATCACTTGTCACGATTGCTCTCTCCCTGACGGTCTCGGGCATCACCCTCACCCGCATCGCCCTCACGATACAAGACCTGCTGCTCTTTATCTGTCCGGCTCTTTGCGCGGCCTATCTATTCGGAGGGAATCCGATAAAATACCTGCAAGCCGACCATGCGCCTCGTGCCGGAGCCATCGCCGGCATCGCACTCTGCCTGTTTTTTGCCATTCCGGCCATGAACCTCATCATCGAGTGGAACGAATCAATAACTTTCCCGTCGTCGCTCTCGGGCCTTGAAGCGTGGTTGAAGACACAGGAAGCCAACGCGCAATCATTGACCGCAGAGATGATGCAAATGTCGAACCTGGCCGAGCTCCTGGTGATGATATTGATTGTGGGCATTCTCACCGGCATCGGCGAGGAGTTTGTTTTCAGGGGCATCTTGCAACGTCTTTTCCTCAACAAGTTCCACGACCCGCATATCGCCGTGTGGACGACAGCCATACTTTTCAGCGCGGTACACTTCCAGTTCTACGGATTTGTGCCCCGCATGCTGTTGGGGGCGTTCTTCGGATATTTGCTGGTATGGTCGGGAAACATTTGGCTGCCGGTCATCGCGCACGCACTCAACAACAGCCTGTCGGTCATAGGAGCGTATATGCAAAAAGGGGCCGAAGAGGGAACGCTCATCGATACGCTCGGCACGGAAAAAGGAGACATAGGGTGGGTTATCGCCGGCATGATACTGACGGTTGTCACCATCGGCATACTGCGTTATCGGCTTATCCGGCAAAAAAATATCGAAAGCCAACAGCTCTTGCCGTAA